Sequence from the Schaalia sp. 19OD2882 genome:
AACTCCGCCCTCGTACGCGCGGCACGACGTCGATCGCCCGCCAGGACCGCCACGGTGACGGCTGCGAAGTCCCACGCCAGCAGGATCCACGTCCGCACCCCCAGTGGCGGCTGGCCCAATCGGACCAGGGAGACGACCACGTCCACCACCGTGCCCACGTAGATCAACGCCACCAGCGGCCAGCGCCACGGGGGATCGAAACGACTGGAGACGGTCCATGCGACGGTGAAGGTCGCGATCACCGAAAAGAGCGTCAACTGAGGGGACCACACGACGTGCAGTGCCAAGGCCGCCGCCAGGACCCCGACCGTCACCGCCGGGGCCTTCTGGCGCCACAGGACCGCCAGTGAGCACACGCCGGTCAACACCAGGTGGAGGGAAGCCAAGGACGGATCACCGAAGGTCGCGGGATTCTGCATGCCCAAGGCGGCAAAGACCAACCCGAGCAGCAGGTCAGCGGGCCGGGGCAGCCAACGCCGCCAGTCGAGCGAAGTGGAGGACATGCGTCCACGGTAGGACAGGGTGACAGCACCCTCGTCATCCCCAGGTATGACACCACCCCGGAAGACCCCGACCAGGGAACCATCCCACGGCACGATGTGGCCGGGTGGGTTCGAGGGGGATCGTTGAGTCATGGCACACAACGACATGAACTCCACCGGTGGCCTGGCCACCGCCCCCCGCAACTTCGCTCAGGTCATCGGCGCCCCAGCCCCGACCCGCACCGGAGGCGACCTGGTCGTCGCCACCCACGACCTGACCAAGACCTTCGGCTCCCGCACCGTCGTCGACTCCCTGGACCTGGCGGTTCCCGCCGGATGCGTCTATGGGTTCCTCGGCCCCAACGGCTCCGGCAAGTCGACGACCATGAAGATGATCCTCGGGCTGCTGCGCCCCACCCGCGGCCGAGTGAACCTCTTCGGTCGCCCCGTCGACGAGCGGGTCCGCGCCGAGGTCATGCCCGCCATCGGCTCCATGATCGAGTACCCGCCGGGATACGGACACCTCACCGGAGCCGAGAACATGCGCATCGTCCAACAGATGCTCGGCCTGGAGGACTCACAGGTGGCCCGCGCACTCGAACTGGTCAAACTCACCCCCCACAAGGATCGTCTGCAGCGCACCTACTCCATGGGCATGAAGCAGCGCCTCGGAATCGCCATGGCTCTGGCCCGCAACCCGCAGCTGCTGGTCCTGGACGAGCCCACCAACGGCCTCGACCCCGCAGGCATCGAAGAGATCCGCGAACTGCTGATCCACCTGGCCGACGAAGGCGTCTCCGTCATGGTCTCCAGCCACCTCCTGGACGAGATCGACAAGATGGCCTCGGTCCTGGGCATCCTCTCCGGAGGGAAGCTGCTCTTCCAGGGCACCCGCCGCGAGCTCTTCACCCACTCCGTGCCCGACGTCCTCGTGGTCACCTCCCACGTCCGCGAAGCCCTGGCCCTCGGCCTGCGGGGCGTGCCCACCCCCGACGGAATCCTGGTCCCGGGCCTGAACGAACACGACGTGGCCGACATGGTGGCCCGCCTGGTCCAGCACGGAATCCCCCTGCACGAGGTCCGCCGCGTCGCCCAATCCCTCGAAGACGTCTTCATGGACATCACCGGCCGGGAAGGAACCCTGTGATGAGCACCCGTACACGCACCCCCGGTTTCGCCACCGCCGTGCGCTTGGAGTTCGCCAAGATGAAACGCCTGCGCACCCTGCCCATCATGTCCGTCCTGGTCGGCGCCGCCGTCCTCTTTTCGGGAATCGGCCTCTTCGGAGAACACGCCCGCGCCATCGCCGACGACCCCGCGGCCTTCCCCTGGGCCTCCGAACTCATGCTCGTCACCATGGTCAACGCCCTCATCCACCCGATCCTCGTGGCCGTCCTGGTCAGTCGGCAGGTCGACGTTGAGAACACGGGCGGCGGTTGGATCTTCAACGCCGGAGTGGGGTTGCGCCCGGGATTCCTGTGCCGCGTCAAGCTGGTCGTCCTGGCAGGCGTCCTCGGCCTGGCCTGCGCCCTGCAGATGGGAAGCACAGTCGGCCTGGGAATCCTCTCAGGAATCTCCGTCCCTCTGGACGTGGCCATCTGGATCGGATACTTCGTCATGCTGTGGCTGCTCGACCTGGCCCTGGCCGTCATCCACGTGTGGCTCAGCTCCCGCTTCGAGAACCAGCTGGTCTCGGTCGGCGTGGGACTGCTCGGAGGTTTCGCCGCCATGTTCCTCCTCCTGGCCCCCGCCCCGTTCGCCCGCGTCATCCCCTGGGGACACTACGCAGTCATTGCTCCCGTGCAGATGAACGGTGGCGAGGACGCCTTCTCCGTCACCTATGCAGCCCCCGACCACGTGTTCTTCTTCCTCATGCTGGCCCTGGCCGCCGGCGCGGCATGGTTCCTCACCCGCCGCTTGGACCTGATCGAAAGGTGATGTGACATGATCCGCGCAGAACTCCTCAAACTCCGCCGCTCCATGGTGTGGGTCTTCGTCCCCATCCTGCCCCTGCTCGCCGTCATCTCCGGTGGCGTCAACTACTGGATGAACAGTGGGACCTTGACGAACGGCTGGGACTCGATGACCAGTCAGGTCACCTTGTTCTACGGAATGCTCTTCTACTCCATCGGAGTCGCCATGGTCACCGCCGCCGTGTGGCGCCCCGAGCACCGCAGCTCCACGTGGAACGTGGCACTGACCTCGGGTCACTCGCGCCTGGCGCTGGTCCTGACCAAAGCCGCCGTGATCCTGGTGCCGGTGGCCGCGATCCAGGCAACCCTGGTGGTCATGACCTGGGCCTTCGGCAAGGTCGTCGGTCTGGAGGGCGCCCTGCCCCTGTCCTTCGTCGTCAACGCCGCGTTGGTCGTGGTCGCCTCAGTGCCGCTGGTCCTGCTGCAGTCCCTGCTGTCGATGCTCTTCAAGTCCTTCGCCGCCCCGGTGGCGGTGTGCCTGGGCCTGAGCATCATCGCCTTCGGGGCCACCGCGGGCTCGGGCTCCTCGTCCTTGGCCAAGGCCGTCTCGCTGGTCCTGCCCCAGGCATTCGTCACCCAGGCCATGTACGCCGGCTCCACCGCGGTGGGCGCCGTCGCCGAGGCCGCCCTGTCGAATGTGGGACCCCTGATCGGCGCGATCGTCGTCACCACCGCTGTGCTGACCGGCCTGACCGCCCTGGTGACGCGCTCGCGGACGGTCTTCGCCCACTGACACCGGGGCCGACACCGGCGCCGACTCGGGCTCCGGCACGCTCATCCACATCCACATCGACATCGAAAGGTCGTCTCGACCAGCGGGGGTGTCGGGGATCCAATGATCCCCGACACCCCCGCATCGGCATGGGCGTGGGCCCGCGCATGGGCGTGGGCCCGCCCTCGTCTAGGATTTCCACGTGAGCCCCGCGAACTCCTCCCGGTCCCACCGACCCTCGCCCCACCGCGCCGCGGACCGGCGCCACGGCGACCCCACCCGCACCCGCCTGGACCCCTCGCTGCCCGAGGGCGCCACCCCATCCGAGTCGGGACTGCTGGGCCCCCTGGAGGTCAAGGCCATCGCCGAGGCCCTCGGCATCCGCCCCACCAAGGTGCTCGGCCAGAACTTCGTCCACGACGCGGGAACCGTCAGACGCATCGTGCGGGCCGGGGCGGTGGAGGCTGGGGACGAGGTCGTCGAGGTGGGACCGGGCCTCGGCTCCCTGACACTGGCCCTCCTGGAAGTCGGTGCCCGCGTGCGTGCAGTCGAGATCGACCCGCCCCTGGCGCGTGCCCTGCCCGAGACCGTCCGGGCGCGAATGCCCGAAGCCGCAGACCGGTTACGAGTGGTCCTGCGCGACGCGATGACGGTGACCGGTCCGGCCGACCTCGAACCGAATGATACTGACGGGACCTCCCGGGCTTGGCCCGCCCCCACGAAACTCGTCGCCAACCTGCCGTACAACGTCGCGGTTCCCGTCCTGCTCTCCATGCTCGAGCACCTGCCGAGCCTGACCGACGTCCTGGTCATGGTCCAGGCGGAGGTTGCCGACCGCCTGGCTGCCGCCCCCGGTTCACGCACCTACGGGGTCCCCTCCGTCAAAGCCGCCTGGTACGGTCACGTCGAACGGGCGGGCACCATCGGACGCACAGTGTTCTGGCCGGTGCCCGGGGTCGACTCGGCGCTTGTGCGCCTGCACCGCAGGCCGCTGCCGCGCGGAGACGAAGCCCTGCGACTGGCCACCTTCGACGTGTGCGACGTCGCCTTCGGCCAGCGGCGCAAGACCCTGCGTGCCGCCCTGCGCACGTGGGCGGGGGGCTCCGCAGCGGCACAGGCCCTGCTGGAGGCCGCCGGGATCGACCCCGGTGCTCGCGGAGAAACCTTGGCCATCGACGACTTCGTGGCGCTGGGCCGCCAGATCCTGACCATGCGCGCTTGCGGCCAATTGCCCCCACCCACCGGATCCCGCACCGTCAAGGAGCAATGATGCGTGAAGTCCACGCCAGCGCCCCCGGAAAGGTCAACCTGACCCTTCACGCGGGCCGCCCCACCGGCGACGGCCATCACCCTCTGGTCACCGTCTTCGAAGCCCTGGACCTGCGAGAACACGTGCGAGTGCGGACCTCGCGCACTCCGGGCATCCGTGTGTCCACCACCGCCCGCCTGCCCACGGGTGAGGTCGACCGGGTCACCACCGAGGTCATGGCCGCCGTGGAACCCGAAGCCCACCTGGCCGTACGCGCCGCGAAGGTCATGCAGCGCCTGGCCATGAGCGGCCCGTGGGCCGCCACCGCCGCAGGGCTGGTCATCGAGGTCGACAAGTACGTGCCGGTGGCGGGAGGGATGGCAGGTGGCTCCGCCGATGCGGCGGCCGCCCTCGTCGCCTGCAACGACGTGTGGGGCCTGGGCCTGGACCTCGCCCGCCTCCAGGCGATCGGCCGCACGCTGGGCGCCGATGTCCCCGCATGTCTGGTCGGGGGAGTGTGCCTGGGCACCGGACGCGGGGACCACATGCGTCTGCTCACCCCCGGGGACGAGGACGCCCCCGCCCACCACTGGGTGCTCGCCCTTGCCCACGGGGGACTGTCCACCCCCGCAGTCTTCGCCAGACTCGACGCCGACGGTGGACCGGCCGGCGGCTGGTACCCGCTCGACGAACCCGGGGCGGAGGAGGTCGCCACACTGACCGGCACCAGCGCTCAACTCGCGGGCGCCCTCGTCAATGACCTGCAGGATGCGGCACTGGGACTGCGGCCGGAACTGGCCACCACCTTGGCGGCTGCGCGTGAGGCCGGGGCTCTCGGGGCCCTCGTGTCAGGGTCCGGCCCGACGATCGCCGCCCTGGCCGCAGACCGGGACGCCGCCCGCGACCTTGCCGAGGCACTGTCGCAGGCCCCCCATGTGAAGCGCACCGTCATCACGCGCGGACCCGTGGCCGGCGCGCGCATCGAGACAGTCGGAGGAATCGACTGATGGCCCATCTTCTCGGTACCCAGGACATGGGCGCCCTGGCTGGCTCTCGGCACCTGCTCGCAGGGGTGGGCGTGTCCCTGGAAGACGGCTCCCGCGTGGGGATCCTGGGGCCCAACGGAGCCGGCAAGTCCACCCTGCTGCGCCTGGTCGCGGGTACCCAGAAGCCGGACAAGGGGGCGCTGACCACGCGCGACGGGGTGCAGGTCACCATCCTCGACCAGGCAGACACCTTGGATGCGGGGCACACGGTGGCCGAGGCGGTCCACCCCGGCAAGGCCGAGTTCGAATGGGCCTCCGACCCGCGTGTGCGCGACATCCATGCGGGTCTGCTCGGCGGAATCGACATGGGCACTCCCGTCGCCACGCTTTCCGGCGGGCAGCGTCGGCGCGTGGCCTTGGCCCGGGTACTCGCGGCCGACGCGGAGGTCGTGTGCCTGGACGAGCCCACCAACCACTTGGATGTCGAGGGCGTCGCCTGGCTGGCCGCCCACCTGAATGCGCGTTTCGCCAGGCCCGGTGCCTCCGGGGCGCTGCTCGCCGTCACCCACGACCGATGGTTCCTGGACGCCGTGTGCGAACACATCTGGGAAGTCGTGCCCGGCGTCGACCCCGGCGGCGACAGGCCACAGGTGCCCGGACACGTCGAGGTCTACGACGGGTCCTACGCCGCCTACACGCTGGCCCGCGCCGAACGAGTGCGCCAAGCAGACGTTGCGGCCGCCAAGCGCGCCAACCTGCTCACCAAGGAGCTCGCGTGGCTGCGGCGAGGGGCTCCGGCGCGCACTTCGAAACCGAAGTTCCACATCGCCGCCGCCGAAGCCCTCATCGCCGACGTGCCGCCACCACGTGACACGGTCGAATTGGTGAAGACGGCCACCGCGCGCCTGGGCAAGGACGTCCTGGACCTCGAAGGCGTCAGCGTTTCCTTCGAGGGCCCGGACGGGGTGCCTCGTGAGATCCTGCGAGACATCACGTGGCGCTTGGCCCCGGCGGAGCGGGTGGGGATCGTCGGCGTCAACGGTGCGGGCAAGACGACCCTGCTGAACCTTCTGCGCGGGGACCTTGCGCCCACACGAGGGCGGGTCAGGCGCGGCAAGACCGTCAGGGTGGCCACCCTGTCGCAGGACACCCACGAGTTGGATGCACTGGCACACATGCGGGTGGTCGAAGCCGTCGCCGACGTGGCCCTCGTGGTGGGTGTCGGCGGCAAGGAGGTCACTGCCGCCCAGATGACTGAACGCATGGGTTTCACTCGCCAGCGCGCGTGGACGCGGGTGGGGGAGGTCTCCGGCGGGGAACGCCGTCGGCTGCAACTCATGCGTCTGCTCATGGGCGAGCCGAATGTGCTGCTGTTGGACGAGCCCACCAACGACCTCGACACCGACACCTTGGCTGCCATGGAGGATCTGCTCGACTCCTTCCCGGGCACGCTGGTGGTCGTCAGCCACGACCGCTACCTGTTGGAACGAGTGACCGACCACCAGGTGGCGCTACTGGGGGACGGGGCGCTGCGTGACCTTCCTGGCGGGGTGGAGCAGTACCTGGAGCTGCGCGCGTCCGGCACCTTCGGTAGGACCGGGGTTGCGGGCAGTGAGGACAGAGCCGTTGCTGGTGGCTCGGCCCTGACCGGAGCCCAGCGGCACGTCGCGCACAAGGAGTTGGCCGCCGTCGAACGGCGGATGGAGAAGGTGCAGGCCGCCGTGGATCGCGTCCACGCCCGTATGGCGGCCCATGATCCGAGCGACTACGTGGGTCTGCAGGAGCACACCCGGGAGTTGTCGCGACATCGGGCCGAGTTGGCCGACCTTGAAGAACGCTGGCTGGACCTGTCCGAATCCCTCTCCGAATCCCCGTGAGATGACGGACGAGTTTGACCAGGTGACGGACGAATCTCACGGAATGGCGGGGGAGGGGGTTTCGAAGGGGAGCAGCAGGGGACGCAACAGGGAGGCGAGGAGGTCGAGTTCACCTGCGTCGAGTTCCGAAAGGATCACGCGTTCGCAGTCGAGCAGCGTCTCCAACGCCCCGTCGACGACTTCCTGACCTGCGGAGGTCAGCACCACGAGAACGCTTCGCCGATCCTCCGACTCGCGCGATCGCAGCACCAGCCCCTTCGCCTCCAGGCGGTCGATCCGGTTCGTCATCGTGCCCGACGAGACGAGCAGCTCCCCCATGAGAGCCCCAGGAGTCAGCGAAAAAGGAGACCCCGCGCGACGCAAGGCCGACAAGACATCGAACTCCCACGGCTCCAGCCCATGGTCGGCAAAGGCTTTGCGGCGAGTGAGGTCCAGGTGCCGCGCCAGACGTGTGACCCGCGACAGGACCAGCATCGGCGCGGTGTCGAGGTCGGGGCGCTGTGTCGCCCACGAGGCAATGATCCGATCCACCTCGTCCGCGCGTCCAAGGTGGGCCGCCCCCGCGCTCGGGCGCCCGTGGCGTTCCTCGCTCATGCCCACAAGATACGCGATCCCTCGATGTCGAGGAATCCTCTCGCGGGCGCGTCCGAGTGCCCGGGGTCCAGTGCCGCCCGCCCAAGGAGGTGGCTGCGTGGGTTGCAAAAGGGTCACGAGGGCGGGGCTCGAGCCAAGGCGCGGCTACGATCGGGGCAGTGTCGGGAACCGTTCCCGGCAACCCTGATGACCGAGTTTCCCTCCAGGAGGACTACACCGTGAAGAGCTCCGTCAAGATCGCAACTGTCGTTGCGGCCACCGCCCTCGCCCTCAGCGCATGTGGCGCAGCCCCCGACGCCGCCACCTCCGGAGCTGCCGGCGGCGACACCATGGCTTCGGGCGAGTCCATGGCCTCGGGCGCCGCAGCTGGCGGCTCCGTCAAGGCCTGCATGGTCTCCGACGCGGGTGGCTTCGACGACAAGTCCTTCAACCAGTCCGGCAAGGAAGGCCTGGAGAAGGCAAAGGCCGAGCTGGGAGTCGAGGTCGCCTACTCCGAGTCGAAGTCGGACGCCGACTTCCAGCCCAACATCGCCGCCCAGATCCAGGAGGGCTGCAACCTCATCATCGGCGTCGGCTTCCTCATGGCCAACTCGATGAACGAGGCCGCCTTGGCCAACCCGAACGTCAAGTTCGCACTGGTCGACGCCGCCTTCGCCGACAACCCCGCCAACTCCAAGGCTCTGCTCTTCAACACTGCCGAGGCAGGGTTCCTCGCAGGCTACGCTGCTGCGGGCACCACCACCTCCGGCACCGTGGGCACCTTCCTCGGCAAGAAGATCCCCTCCACCGCGATCTTCTCCGACGGCTTCGCCGACGGCGTCGCCAAGTACAACGAAGCCCACGGCACGGCCGTCAAACTCATCGGCTGGGACAAGGCCAAGCAGGAGGGCATGTCCGCCGACTCCTTCGAGGACGTCGCCAAGGGCAAGCAGCTCTCCCAGCAGCTGGTCGAGCAGGGCGCCGACATCATCATGCCCGTCGCCGGCCCGGTCGGTGGCGGCACCCTGACGGTGGCCAAGGAGACCGGCAAGGCGTCCGTCGTGTGGGTCGACTCCGACGGCTACCTCACCCAGCCCGAGTTCAAGCAGTTCGTCATGACCTCGGTCATGAAGGAGATCGGCGCCTCGGTCTTCGAGGCCGTCAAGGCCGTCAAGGAAGGCACCTTCACCAACGAGGCCTATGTCGGCACCCTGGCCAACGGCGGCGTCGGCATCGCCCCCTTCCACGACTTCGACGCCAAGGTCTCCGCTGAGCTCAAGAGCGAAATCGAGAAGCTGACCGAGGACATCAAGTCCGGCAAGCTCAAGGTCGAGTCGGTCAACACCCCGAGCAACAAGGGCTGAGACCCGACAGCCCACGCCTGGCAATCACTGAGGCGCAGGACCGTACGGTCCTGCGCCTCAGTTGCATGAGGGGCACTGTCAGCGTGGATACAATGGCCCCCCGAACCCGTCACACAAGCCGCCCGTCAGCGACGCCGCCGCCGCCGGCAGCCGGCTCAATCCGTGAGGAGCACATGTGAAACTGGAGCTGGAAGGGATCACCAAGGTCTTCGGCCCGCTCGTGGCGAACGACCACATCGACCTCGTCGTCGAACCTGGTCAGATCCACGCCCTGCTGGGAGAGAACGGCGCAGGCAAATCAACGTTGATGAACGTCCTGTACGGCCTCTACCAGCCTGACGGAGGCAGGATCCTCATCGACGGCCAACCCGTCACCTTCAAAGGACCCGGCGACGCGGTTGCCGCCGGAATCGGCATGGTCCACCAGCACTTCATGCTGGTCCCTGTCTTCACCGTCACCGAGTCGGTGGCCCTGGGCTACGAGCCGACCACCTTCGGGCTGCTCGACACGGCCACCGCCCGCAAGAAGGTCATCGACCTGTCGGCCCGATTCGGATTCGACATCGACCCCGACGCCCTGATCGAGGACCTGCCCGTGGGAGCCCAGCAGCGGGTCGAGATCATCAAGGCCCTGTCCCGCGACGCGAAGGTCCTCATCCTGGACGAGCCCACAGCCGTGCTCACGCCGCAGGAGACCGACGAGCT
This genomic interval carries:
- a CDS encoding MarR family winged helix-turn-helix transcriptional regulator — its product is MSEERHGRPSAGAAHLGRADEVDRIIASWATQRPDLDTAPMLVLSRVTRLARHLDLTRRKAFADHGLEPWEFDVLSALRRAGSPFSLTPGALMGELLVSSGTMTNRIDRLEAKGLVLRSRESEDRRSVLVVLTSAGQEVVDGALETLLDCERVILSELDAGELDLLASLLRPLLLPFETPSPAIP
- a CDS encoding ABC-F family ATP-binding cassette domain-containing protein, giving the protein MAHLLGTQDMGALAGSRHLLAGVGVSLEDGSRVGILGPNGAGKSTLLRLVAGTQKPDKGALTTRDGVQVTILDQADTLDAGHTVAEAVHPGKAEFEWASDPRVRDIHAGLLGGIDMGTPVATLSGGQRRRVALARVLAADAEVVCLDEPTNHLDVEGVAWLAAHLNARFARPGASGALLAVTHDRWFLDAVCEHIWEVVPGVDPGGDRPQVPGHVEVYDGSYAAYTLARAERVRQADVAAAKRANLLTKELAWLRRGAPARTSKPKFHIAAAEALIADVPPPRDTVELVKTATARLGKDVLDLEGVSVSFEGPDGVPREILRDITWRLAPAERVGIVGVNGAGKTTLLNLLRGDLAPTRGRVRRGKTVRVATLSQDTHELDALAHMRVVEAVADVALVVGVGGKEVTAAQMTERMGFTRQRAWTRVGEVSGGERRRLQLMRLLMGEPNVLLLDEPTNDLDTDTLAAMEDLLDSFPGTLVVVSHDRYLLERVTDHQVALLGDGALRDLPGGVEQYLELRASGTFGRTGVAGSEDRAVAGGSALTGAQRHVAHKELAAVERRMEKVQAAVDRVHARMAAHDPSDYVGLQEHTRELSRHRAELADLEERWLDLSESLSESP
- a CDS encoding ABC transporter permease yields the protein MIRAELLKLRRSMVWVFVPILPLLAVISGGVNYWMNSGTLTNGWDSMTSQVTLFYGMLFYSIGVAMVTAAVWRPEHRSSTWNVALTSGHSRLALVLTKAAVILVPVAAIQATLVVMTWAFGKVVGLEGALPLSFVVNAALVVVASVPLVLLQSLLSMLFKSFAAPVAVCLGLSIIAFGATAGSGSSSLAKAVSLVLPQAFVTQAMYAGSTAVGAVAEAALSNVGPLIGAIVVTTAVLTGLTALVTRSRTVFAH
- the rsmA gene encoding 16S rRNA (adenine(1518)-N(6)/adenine(1519)-N(6))-dimethyltransferase RsmA — encoded protein: MDPSLPEGATPSESGLLGPLEVKAIAEALGIRPTKVLGQNFVHDAGTVRRIVRAGAVEAGDEVVEVGPGLGSLTLALLEVGARVRAVEIDPPLARALPETVRARMPEAADRLRVVLRDAMTVTGPADLEPNDTDGTSRAWPAPTKLVANLPYNVAVPVLLSMLEHLPSLTDVLVMVQAEVADRLAAAPGSRTYGVPSVKAAWYGHVERAGTIGRTVFWPVPGVDSALVRLHRRPLPRGDEALRLATFDVCDVAFGQRRKTLRAALRTWAGGSAAAQALLEAAGIDPGARGETLAIDDFVALGRQILTMRACGQLPPPTGSRTVKEQ
- a CDS encoding ABC transporter permease translates to MSTRTRTPGFATAVRLEFAKMKRLRTLPIMSVLVGAAVLFSGIGLFGEHARAIADDPAAFPWASELMLVTMVNALIHPILVAVLVSRQVDVENTGGGWIFNAGVGLRPGFLCRVKLVVLAGVLGLACALQMGSTVGLGILSGISVPLDVAIWIGYFVMLWLLDLALAVIHVWLSSRFENQLVSVGVGLLGGFAAMFLLLAPAPFARVIPWGHYAVIAPVQMNGGEDAFSVTYAAPDHVFFFLMLALAAGAAWFLTRRLDLIER
- a CDS encoding BMP family protein is translated as MSGTVPGNPDDRVSLQEDYTVKSSVKIATVVAATALALSACGAAPDAATSGAAGGDTMASGESMASGAAAGGSVKACMVSDAGGFDDKSFNQSGKEGLEKAKAELGVEVAYSESKSDADFQPNIAAQIQEGCNLIIGVGFLMANSMNEAALANPNVKFALVDAAFADNPANSKALLFNTAEAGFLAGYAAAGTTTSGTVGTFLGKKIPSTAIFSDGFADGVAKYNEAHGTAVKLIGWDKAKQEGMSADSFEDVAKGKQLSQQLVEQGADIIMPVAGPVGGGTLTVAKETGKASVVWVDSDGYLTQPEFKQFVMTSVMKEIGASVFEAVKAVKEGTFTNEAYVGTLANGGVGIAPFHDFDAKVSAELKSEIEKLTEDIKSGKLKVESVNTPSNKG
- a CDS encoding ABC transporter ATP-binding protein; protein product: MAHNDMNSTGGLATAPRNFAQVIGAPAPTRTGGDLVVATHDLTKTFGSRTVVDSLDLAVPAGCVYGFLGPNGSGKSTTMKMILGLLRPTRGRVNLFGRPVDERVRAEVMPAIGSMIEYPPGYGHLTGAENMRIVQQMLGLEDSQVARALELVKLTPHKDRLQRTYSMGMKQRLGIAMALARNPQLLVLDEPTNGLDPAGIEEIRELLIHLADEGVSVMVSSHLLDEIDKMASVLGILSGGKLLFQGTRRELFTHSVPDVLVVTSHVREALALGLRGVPTPDGILVPGLNEHDVADMVARLVQHGIPLHEVRRVAQSLEDVFMDITGREGTL
- the ispE gene encoding 4-(cytidine 5'-diphospho)-2-C-methyl-D-erythritol kinase; protein product: MMREVHASAPGKVNLTLHAGRPTGDGHHPLVTVFEALDLREHVRVRTSRTPGIRVSTTARLPTGEVDRVTTEVMAAVEPEAHLAVRAAKVMQRLAMSGPWAATAAGLVIEVDKYVPVAGGMAGGSADAAAALVACNDVWGLGLDLARLQAIGRTLGADVPACLVGGVCLGTGRGDHMRLLTPGDEDAPAHHWVLALAHGGLSTPAVFARLDADGGPAGGWYPLDEPGAEEVATLTGTSAQLAGALVNDLQDAALGLRPELATTLAAAREAGALGALVSGSGPTIAALAADRDAARDLAEALSQAPHVKRTVITRGPVAGARIETVGGID